The Ignavibacteria bacterium genome contains the following window.
GCAGCAACAACTCTTTGAAGCAAATCTCGTTCAGAGAATACTCCGACTAACTTGTCTCCATCGAGAACCGGGACAAGTCCAATTTTATTTTGAGCCATATACTCGCTTACCTGGCGGATGGTAAAATCTTTTTGCACTGAAAGAATTGGACGGTCACTAATAATTTCTTTTAAAGTTTTCATTTAGCCCTCCTTTTTTGGTTTTAAGATTTATTTAATTGATTCATATTGCTGAAAGAGCTTACCCCACTCAGTTTCGTTTAACCATCGCTTAAATACTTTTTTATCCTTAAATGGCCATCGGTAATAGTCATGATAAAATTCTGAACCAAAAATGAATAAATGAACAAGTGGAGTTCTAAAGAAGAAATTTTGAATTGACTTTAATGGACCAAACCACAATAAATCTCCAACCATACTTGCACCATTATCACCAACAAAGAAATTCCAATTTTCATTAGAAACATCGTCACCCACAATTTCAATGTCTTGCGGGCGGCCTATTCCAAGTCCCAACTCATCAGCTACACGAATATATTCAATGCTCATCGGGTCAAAGCCCATCATCTTTGCTGCAACTGCATCAATTGCAACTTGATCTCCGCTTGCCAATATCACATTCTTTACAACTGGAATCATTGTTCGTGGTCCTGGACCATTACCTGCAGTTGTTCCATCCATTACAGCAAAAATTCCAGTATGAATTTCCTTTTGAATTTGAAGCAAGTCAACAAGTGTTTTATGTATCCAGGAATGTGTGTAATGTCTTTTTGTATTCAATAAACCACCGAAAGCATTTTTCATTGCACCGGTTGTTGTCGTGTAAATATGACATTTAACAGTTGGAAGATGAACTATATTTTTTCCAATGAAATAATCAGGAATACGAATTCCTTCAGGATAAATGTGATCAAGTACAAGCATCTTTGCTTTAGGCTCGTACTTAATCCATTTCATATCTTCATCACGGAAGTTGAATAGAACCGGAATATTATATTTTTTAAAGATTGGTTTGTATTTGTTCAAATCTTCGCCTTTGAAAGCATCTGTCACTACAGTTTTATTTTGCACACAAACTAAATCGTTATAACCGAATCTTCTTAATCCAAGAATTGACCCTTCCAATTGCCAGGGAGTTGTGTTTGCTGCAGGGAATGGATAATGCCAGGATATGTTGTCTTTCAATATGGTTGTCGCGGATTTATCCAGATATTTTTCAACTTCTGCTAGTTCAAGTAATTTTTGATAATCTTCAAGTACAGTTTTTGGACTTGTCCTGAGGACAGCAACTTTTGATTTACTCATATTTGTGAGTTCTCCTTTTTATTAAAGATATTAAATTTTATGATTTTTAAAAATCTAATTTTTATCAGCGTCCTATTAATTAAAAAAATACGCTCAATAAGTCTACTTTTTACTTTTCCAGAGATTTGAGTATTTCCTTGTTAAATTTAAATAACGATTTTTATATTTTTTTGAAGGTTCAATGTAAGTGTGTTCCCACCATTCGTTCCAGGAGGTTATGAAAATCAAATCTGGATTGGAGTTAATTGCTGTTTTGAAAGTTTCTTCAAAATATTTACCTGAGTTTCGTTCTTTAAAAATTCCTTTTCTTTTTGGAATTCTTCTTTCGTCATAACCGGGCTGAACTGTTGCTGCCCATATTTTTCTGCCCATACCGAAGAGATGATAGTTCTTGACAATTTCCGATACTTGTTGATATTCCTTTTGCAGATCATCTATCAAAACAATTCCGTATTGATGAATGCCATCGAAAATTTCAAGGTTTGAAATATCGTAACCCATCCCAATAAAAGTTGCTTCAAGATTTTCTTTCTTGAGAGAAGAAATAATTTTTCTCCACCGCGCTATATCCATTTCATTCGATGCCCAAATTACAATCAATGGCTTTCCCAAAATGTTGATGAAAGATTTATCACTGCCATAAGTCTGAATTAAATATTTTAAATGATTATAAATTTCTTCATCATCTCTTGGTCCTTTTTCGGTTAATGTTTCATAATAAATAGCTGTTTTGAAATTAAGTTTATTGCAGAGTTTTAATAACTTCTTAAAGTTCTGATCTGAATATGAATTTGGGCCATCCCAGGATGTAATAAATCCATCAATCCCGTTTGCCTTTGCAAGTTTGATCTGATTTGTAATTGTCTTTTCATCATCGGAGGAATAAAAGTTTAATGGTTGATCATCCAGAGGAAAAATCTTCCAATTATCCTTTGTATACCATAGATAATAAAAGGCAAGAACTAATTTAGGAATTTTAACAGTCTGAACTTTTTCAGGAAGATATACATAATTTGAGTCAAAATTGAAGATAACTTGATTGGTTATTTTGTTTTCACTTAAATCTTCAAGAATTTTTTGAGTATGATTGAAAGCGTGAATTTGTTCAAACTGAAAATCTTTTTTTACCAGAATTTTCACATTCGTTTCACCGAGTTCTCCGCGCAAAAGAGAATAGCTCCATTTTTCATCTTTATCAGTTTTGATTAGATAATCCACTAAAATTTTTGAAGATTGATCTTGATTAAGAATTTTCTGAGCGAGTTTGATTTTATCATAAAAAACCTGGAACTCTGGATTTTTCCCCTCGACAGCAAAAACCCTCATTGTTTTTATTTGTGCAAAATTTTCCCACCTGAGAATTGTCCAATCTGAAGATGTTGAAATTTCAACTCTAATGTAGACAAGAGTTTCTTTTGATGGCTTCTTTTTTACTTGAGCAAACGAAAATTGAAAATTCAGAAAAGATAAAACAATAAGGAAAAGTTTAAAGGCTTTTGAAGGGAACTTAAAATTCATTTCTTCGACCTTTTTCCAAAAATAAAAAGTGGTTGAGTTTTACCCAACCACTTTACAAATAAAGCAATTCAGAAAATTAATTTTCAGATTTGATTAATGACTTTCGTGTTCTTCTAACCATCTTCCAGCATCAATTGCAGCCATACAACCCATACCTGCTGCAGTAACTGCTTGTCGATATACTTTATCTGTTACATCACCGGCAGCAAATACACCTTCAATATTTGTGTATGTTGTTCCGGGCTTTACTTTGATGTAACCAGCTTCATCGAGTTCAAGATAATCTTTGAAAATTTCAGTATTTGGTTTATGACCAATTGCTAAAAATACTCCATTAATTGGGAGTTCTGTAATTTCATTTGTCTTAACATTTCTTAGCTTTACACCGGTCACAAATTTTCTTCCGTTTTCATTTGTTCCGAGAATCTCTTCAATCACTTCATTCGTTCTAAATTCAATCTTAGGATTTTTCTTTGCCCGTTCTAACATAATTGCAGAAGCTCTAAACTGATCACGACGATGAACAATAATAACTTTTCGAGCGAACTTCGTGAGATACGTTGCCTCTTCCATTGCTGAATCACCACCACCTACTACTATCACATCTTGATCTTTGAAGAAGAAACCATCGCAAGTTGCACAGGCTGAAACTCCATAACCCATATATTCTTGTTCAGATGGAATTCCTAAAAATTTTGCAGATGCACCTGTTGCAATAATTACTGCATCAGCTGTGTATTCATCTTTACCTGAGTAAATCTTAAATGGCCTTGATGAAAAATCGACTTTATCAACATACTTGAAAAGCATTTCAGCACCAAAACGTTTTGCCTGCTTTCTCATTATGTCCATTAATTCTGGTCCCATAATTCCATTTTCAAAACCGGGGAAATTTTCAACTTCTGTTGTTATAGTCAATTGTCCGCCTGGCTGATTACCTTCAAACACAAGTGGGGATAAATTTGCTCTTGCAGTATAAATTGCAGCCGTAAATCCTGCTGGTCCTGAACCTATAATTATAACTTTTCTGTGATTTTGACTCATACTTTACTCCTTTCTTTCATTTGATTTATGAATTCAAAATTTCTTTTTAGATTTTTTAATCCTGCTCTTAATACAGGCTTGCCTTTAAATTTTTCTTTAAAGTTTTTTTCATCAAGGATTTTCAGTTCATCTTTTTCAATAAACTCAATTGTATTAGATGCAAATTCAATCTCATTAGTTTCTATTTGTAACTTCAAATTCCATGGGCAGACTTCCTGGCATATATCACAACCGAAAACATAATTTTCAAATTTCCCCGTCAGCTCTAAAGGTATCTCTCCACTGTTTTCGATTGTATGATAAGAGATACACTTTCTTGAATCAAGAACATAATCATCTACGATAGCTTGAGTTGGACAAGCATCAATGCAAATTCTGCAATCACCGCACATATCCGTAATTTGATCATCCGGTTCGAATTCAATTGTCGTTAAAATTGTTCCGATGAAAAACCACGAACCAATTTGAGTATTGATAACATTCGTATGTTTCCCCAACCATCCTAATCCAGATTTGATTGCCCAGACTTTATCCATAGTTGGACCATAATCAACATAAAAAATATTTTTTGATTCAGGTTGAATTTCTTCTAAAAGTTTCTTCACCAATTTAAATTTTTTCTCAATTACTTTATGATAATCTCGCCCCCAGGCATATCTTGAAATTTTTCCTGCACCTTCAGGTAATTTCTGGAATTGATTTTTTTGATAGTAATTTAATCCAACTGAAATAATAGATTTAACTTCGGGTAAAATCTTTTGGGGATTAATTCTTTTCTCAAATGACTTTGAAATCCAATTCATATCAGCTTGATAACCAAGTTCAAGCCACTTTCTTAGTTTTTCACCTTCTTCTTTTAATTCATCAGCACGGGCAAATCCAACAAGATCAAAGCCAATTTCTAAAATTCTTTTTCGCACAAGATTGGTGAATTCAGACTTATTCATTCTACCACTTAAAGAAAGATTTTGGGAGTTTCACAAACAAGTAATCATCTTCAATCTTTGTTTCGTAAGTTTTTATGTTGCTGTTGTTGCTTAATGTTTTACCATTTCGCAAATCAAAAATCCAACCGTGAATTGGACAGGAAACTGCATATTCATTTAAATAACCATTGAACATCTGAGCAGTATGATTGTGTGGGCAAATATTGCTTATGACAAAAACTTCGTTATTAATTTTAAATATGGCTAAATCAAAATCCTCAATTTCAATTCTAACGCCTCTCCCTTCAGGTAAATCGGAAACTTTACAAATTTTAACGAAGCT
Protein-coding sequences here:
- a CDS encoding DUF5010 domain-containing protein; amino-acid sequence: MNFKFPSKAFKLFLIVLSFLNFQFSFAQVKKKPSKETLVYIRVEISTSSDWTILRWENFAQIKTMRVFAVEGKNPEFQVFYDKIKLAQKILNQDQSSKILVDYLIKTDKDEKWSYSLLRGELGETNVKILVKKDFQFEQIHAFNHTQKILEDLSENKITNQVIFNFDSNYVYLPEKVQTVKIPKLVLAFYYLWYTKDNWKIFPLDDQPLNFYSSDDEKTITNQIKLAKANGIDGFITSWDGPNSYSDQNFKKLLKLCNKLNFKTAIYYETLTEKGPRDDEEIYNHLKYLIQTYGSDKSFINILGKPLIVIWASNEMDIARWRKIISSLKKENLEATFIGMGYDISNLEIFDGIHQYGIVLIDDLQKEYQQVSEIVKNYHLFGMGRKIWAATVQPGYDERRIPKRKGIFKERNSGKYFEETFKTAINSNPDLIFITSWNEWWEHTYIEPSKKYKNRYLNLTRKYSNLWKSKK
- the queG gene encoding tRNA epoxyqueuosine(34) reductase QueG is translated as MNKSEFTNLVRKRILEIGFDLVGFARADELKEEGEKLRKWLELGYQADMNWISKSFEKRINPQKILPEVKSIISVGLNYYQKNQFQKLPEGAGKISRYAWGRDYHKVIEKKFKLVKKLLEEIQPESKNIFYVDYGPTMDKVWAIKSGLGWLGKHTNVINTQIGSWFFIGTILTTIEFEPDDQITDMCGDCRICIDACPTQAIVDDYVLDSRKCISYHTIENSGEIPLELTGKFENYVFGCDICQEVCPWNLKLQIETNEIEFASNTIEFIEKDELKILDEKNFKEKFKGKPVLRAGLKNLKRNFEFINQMKERSKV
- the trxB gene encoding thioredoxin-disulfide reductase, whose translation is MSQNHRKVIIIGSGPAGFTAAIYTARANLSPLVFEGNQPGGQLTITTEVENFPGFENGIMGPELMDIMRKQAKRFGAEMLFKYVDKVDFSSRPFKIYSGKDEYTADAVIIATGASAKFLGIPSEQEYMGYGVSACATCDGFFFKDQDVIVVGGGDSAMEEATYLTKFARKVIIVHRRDQFRASAIMLERAKKNPKIEFRTNEVIEEILGTNENGRKFVTGVKLRNVKTNEITELPINGVFLAIGHKPNTEIFKDYLELDEAGYIKVKPGTTYTNIEGVFAAGDVTDKVYRQAVTAAGMGCMAAIDAGRWLEEHESH
- a CDS encoding Rieske 2Fe-2S domain-containing protein; this translates as MAEKDSFVKICKVSDLPEGRGVRIEIEDFDLAIFKINNEVFVISNICPHNHTAQMFNGYLNEYAVSCPIHGWIFDLRNGKTLSNNSNIKTYETKIEDDYLFVKLPKSFFKW
- a CDS encoding DUF362 domain-containing protein: MSKSKVAVLRTSPKTVLEDYQKLLELAEVEKYLDKSATTILKDNISWHYPFPAANTTPWQLEGSILGLRRFGYNDLVCVQNKTVVTDAFKGEDLNKYKPIFKKYNIPVLFNFRDEDMKWIKYEPKAKMLVLDHIYPEGIRIPDYFIGKNIVHLPTVKCHIYTTTTGAMKNAFGGLLNTKRHYTHSWIHKTLVDLLQIQKEIHTGIFAVMDGTTAGNGPGPRTMIPVVKNVILASGDQVAIDAVAAKMMGFDPMSIEYIRVADELGLGIGRPQDIEIVGDDVSNENWNFFVGDNGASMVGDLLWFGPLKSIQNFFFRTPLVHLFIFGSEFYHDYYRWPFKDKKVFKRWLNETEWGKLFQQYESIK